From a region of the Rhodothermus profundi genome:
- a CDS encoding alpha/beta fold hydrolase, whose protein sequence is MKRIGLLMMLVAVPHAAAQPLAGYPAALDTIQVQGYRLVYHDSRTAGPPVVLVHGLGTNLSIWRAVVPLLRRKARVLALDLPGFGLSDKHNVPATPSFYAEVLVSWLDALGLRQVDLIGLSMGGQIALTLALRHPARVRRLVLAAPAGIETFTPEAAAQLKLLFTAEAIEAMPPALYAQNVQRNFAHWDPDRFGWLLQQREQMQRRADFRAYAEANARAIAGMLDEPVFARLPEVSHPTLVVFGEDDQLIPNRLFRPTETPADILQVALQRLPEAQGILIPHAGHLLVLEQPEVFAQQVLRFLFGTF, encoded by the coding sequence ATGAAACGAATAGGACTGCTCATGATGCTGGTGGCCGTTCCGCATGCAGCGGCTCAGCCGCTGGCAGGCTATCCGGCGGCGCTTGACACCATTCAGGTGCAGGGGTACCGCCTGGTGTACCACGACAGCCGCACCGCTGGCCCACCGGTGGTACTGGTGCACGGTCTGGGTACCAACCTGTCGATCTGGCGGGCTGTGGTTCCGTTGCTTCGCCGCAAGGCACGCGTTCTGGCGTTGGATCTGCCCGGATTTGGACTTTCGGACAAGCACAACGTACCGGCCACCCCGTCCTTTTATGCCGAGGTGCTGGTCTCCTGGTTGGATGCGCTGGGGCTGAGGCAGGTTGATCTGATCGGCCTGTCCATGGGAGGGCAGATTGCGCTTACTCTGGCGCTCCGGCATCCGGCGCGCGTTCGTCGGTTGGTGCTGGCGGCGCCAGCCGGGATTGAGACGTTCACGCCGGAAGCGGCGGCCCAGTTGAAACTGCTGTTTACGGCCGAAGCCATTGAAGCCATGCCACCGGCGCTTTACGCGCAGAACGTGCAGCGCAACTTTGCCCATTGGGATCCGGATCGGTTCGGTTGGCTGTTGCAGCAACGCGAGCAAATGCAGCGGCGCGCTGATTTTCGAGCCTATGCCGAAGCCAATGCGCGGGCGATAGCCGGTATGCTGGACGAGCCGGTGTTTGCGCGGTTGCCTGAAGTGTCGCACCCCACCCTGGTGGTATTTGGGGAAGATGATCAGCTCATTCCCAATCGATTGTTCAGGCCCACCGAGACACCAGCCGATATCCTTCAAGTGGCCCTGCAGCGGCTTCCTGAAGCGCAGGGTATACTTATCCCCCATGCCGGCCACCTGTTGGTTTTAGAGCAGCCGGAAGTGTTTGCGCAGCAGGTACTTCGTTTTCTTTTTGGAACCTTTTAA
- a CDS encoding class I adenylate-forming enzyme family protein: MKSDRQPFIRTDWLERNAQYWPERPALTWVPTGERWTFARLHDEGEALAAVLTAQFDVQKGDRIAVLAENRPEHVLLFVACQKAGWILVPLNYRLAAPELAYQVADSTPALLVYDAPYTDVARTLGVDALLPLETVRTFARSGAQRKVRPAVHLEDPLMILYTSGTTGRPKGAIITHGMIAWNAFNTIHRLDLTSQDVSFNAAPFYHTGGWNVLLTPFLFKGGHTYLLDRFDPGQILQLCEEAGITILWGVPTMLRMLAEHPRFERTSLSTVRYAVVGGEAMPEPLIRRWHAKGVPIRQGFGMTEVGVNCFSLSEADALRKIGSIGLPNFYVEVRVVDEQGREVGVDTVGELLMRGPVVTPGYWQRPEATAEAIDAAGWFHTGDLVRQDADGYFYVVGRKKDMYISGGENVYPAEVEAVLRRHPDVAEAAVVGVPDPKWGETGAAFLVLKPGRTLTAEAVQAYCRTQLAGYKVPRHVFFLETLPLGPTGKCDKRALRAQALNRLNQ, encoded by the coding sequence ATGAAATCCGATCGGCAACCCTTCATTCGCACCGACTGGCTGGAACGAAACGCGCAGTACTGGCCGGAGCGTCCCGCGCTTACCTGGGTGCCGACCGGTGAGCGCTGGACGTTTGCGCGGCTGCATGACGAAGGTGAGGCACTGGCGGCCGTCCTGACAGCGCAATTTGACGTGCAGAAGGGAGACCGCATCGCCGTGCTGGCCGAAAACCGGCCCGAGCATGTGCTGCTGTTTGTGGCCTGTCAGAAGGCAGGATGGATCCTGGTGCCCCTCAATTACCGACTGGCTGCCCCGGAGCTGGCCTACCAGGTGGCCGACAGTACGCCCGCGTTGCTCGTCTATGATGCGCCTTATACGGACGTGGCGCGGACGCTGGGCGTCGACGCCTTGCTTCCGCTGGAGACGGTGCGTACGTTTGCTCGGTCCGGTGCGCAGCGAAAGGTGCGTCCTGCGGTGCACCTGGAGGATCCGCTCATGATCCTTTACACCTCGGGTACGACTGGCCGTCCTAAAGGGGCGATCATTACGCATGGCATGATCGCCTGGAATGCCTTTAATACCATCCATCGTCTGGATCTGACCAGCCAGGACGTTTCCTTTAATGCGGCGCCGTTTTACCATACAGGAGGCTGGAATGTGCTGCTGACGCCTTTTCTGTTCAAAGGAGGGCATACCTATCTACTGGACCGCTTTGATCCGGGCCAGATTCTTCAGCTCTGTGAGGAGGCCGGCATCACCATTCTCTGGGGCGTGCCCACTATGCTCCGGATGCTGGCCGAGCATCCCCGCTTTGAGCGCACGTCGCTTTCGACCGTCCGCTATGCGGTGGTAGGAGGCGAGGCAATGCCGGAGCCGCTGATTCGGCGGTGGCATGCGAAGGGGGTCCCGATTCGTCAGGGATTTGGCATGACGGAAGTGGGCGTCAATTGCTTTTCGCTTTCGGAGGCCGATGCCCTCCGAAAGATCGGGTCGATAGGGCTCCCCAATTTCTATGTTGAGGTGCGCGTGGTCGATGAGCAGGGACGTGAGGTGGGGGTGGATACCGTGGGCGAACTGCTGATGCGGGGACCGGTGGTAACGCCGGGTTACTGGCAACGGCCGGAAGCGACGGCCGAAGCGATCGACGCAGCGGGCTGGTTCCACACGGGCGATCTGGTGCGGCAGGATGCAGACGGCTATTTCTATGTCGTGGGACGCAAGAAGGACATGTATATCAGCGGCGGAGAAAATGTCTATCCTGCCGAGGTTGAGGCCGTGCTTCGGCGGCATCCGGACGTAGCTGAGGCGGCTGTGGTGGGCGTGCCGGATCCAAAGTGGGGCGAGACAGGCGCTGCTTTTCTGGTGTTGAAGCCCGGGCGGACGCTGACGGCCGAGGCGGTGCAGGCTTATTGCCGGACGCAGCTGGCCGGTTACAAGGTGCCGCGCCATGTGTTTTTTCTGGAGACGCTTCCGCTTGGGCCGACAGGTAAATGTGACAAGCGCGCCCTCCGCGCGCAGGCGCTCAACCGGCTGAACCAATGA